The Metamycoplasma phocicerebrale genome includes a region encoding these proteins:
- a CDS encoding ATP-binding cassette domain-containing protein has product MNKTKSELASNEIAKSKLTQSDIHSFSKERYQAKKNIPAIEVENLVIDFGETLAVDKASFVIKKGELVTLLGPSGSGKTTTLNAISGLLRPTSGKIFFSGVDVTKFSPQQRELGLVFQNYALYPHMTVYENIAFPLMNDKHWKEETIEKTKLAQQKIFELIFEHFGVSKEKIEDTRTKLYHNIDNPKETRVYLTQLTTEFNDFIEEEVNNLNFLLTKKTGLLSSLTKKVLKDIEEAKKDYKEKIAKIDLNLKDKIREEKLKFSQKTEKLVKEYESKYYETKKEYLEKIEQAKQELKTKKQQQKTHPLVQEIKNVKIRLKTIDKDTDIVYKQSVLEILNSIMEAQKIQKTNNTVRNLNLLIATLPKDLQDKIKVIGKDVLTIEEAIVRDVLDVAQRVEITKNLGKRPTQLSGGQQQRVAIARAIVKKPKILLLDEPLSNLDAKLRISTRKWIRSIQQELGITTVFVTHDQEEAMSISDKIICMSTAKVQQIGAPMDLYLKPKNEFVARFLGMPEMTVFEADVKDGYIYYDNKKLTKVPETYNKNKIDLGFRGESLVEDEKGVIVGDIRLVEYLGKEIQAQIFIKEINKIANVFLTNKTKYEIGEIVKLSIKREDLYHMFDVDTKERV; this is encoded by the coding sequence ATGAATAAAACAAAAAGTGAATTAGCTAGTAATGAAATAGCTAAAAGCAAGTTAACTCAAAGTGATATTCATAGTTTTTCAAAAGAACGTTATCAAGCTAAAAAAAATATACCAGCTATAGAAGTAGAAAATTTAGTTATAGACTTTGGTGAAACTTTAGCTGTTGATAAAGCTTCTTTTGTTATTAAAAAAGGAGAATTAGTAACTTTACTAGGCCCTTCAGGTTCTGGTAAAACTACGACTCTTAATGCTATTTCGGGATTGTTACGCCCAACAAGTGGAAAAATATTTTTTTCAGGAGTTGATGTAACTAAATTTTCTCCTCAGCAAAGAGAGCTAGGTTTAGTTTTTCAAAACTATGCCTTATATCCTCATATGACAGTGTATGAAAACATTGCTTTTCCATTAATGAATGATAAACACTGAAAAGAAGAAACTATCGAAAAAACAAAATTAGCTCAACAAAAAATATTTGAATTAATTTTTGAACATTTTGGGGTATCTAAAGAAAAAATAGAAGATACAAGAACAAAATTGTATCATAACATCGATAATCCAAAAGAAACAAGAGTTTATTTAACTCAATTAACAACAGAATTTAATGATTTTATAGAAGAAGAAGTAAATAATTTAAATTTCTTATTAACAAAGAAAACAGGTCTTCTTTCTTCTTTAACAAAAAAAGTTTTAAAAGATATTGAAGAAGCTAAAAAAGATTATAAGGAAAAAATAGCAAAGATAGATTTAAACTTAAAGGATAAAATTCGAGAAGAAAAGTTAAAATTTAGCCAAAAGACTGAAAAATTAGTTAAAGAATATGAATCAAAATATTATGAAACAAAAAAAGAATATTTAGAAAAAATTGAACAGGCTAAACAAGAATTAAAAACTAAAAAACAACAACAAAAAACTCATCCTTTAGTTCAAGAAATAAAAAACGTTAAAATTCGTTTAAAAACTATTGATAAAGATACAGATATTGTTTATAAGCAATCAGTTTTAGAAATTTTAAATTCTATTATGGAAGCTCAAAAAATCCAAAAAACTAATAATACTGTTAGAAACTTAAATCTTTTAATCGCAACTCTTCCAAAAGATTTGCAAGATAAAATTAAAGTTATAGGTAAAGATGTTTTAACAATTGAAGAAGCTATAGTTAGAGATGTTTTAGATGTTGCACAAAGAGTTGAAATTACTAAAAATCTTGGTAAAAGACCAACCCAATTATCTGGAGGGCAACAACAACGTGTTGCTATTGCTAGAGCAATTGTTAAGAAACCTAAGATTTTATTATTAGATGAACCTTTATCTAATCTTGATGCTAAATTGCGTATATCAACAAGAAAATGAATACGTTCAATTCAACAAGAATTAGGCATAACAACTGTCTTTGTTACACATGATCAAGAAGAAGCTATGTCTATTAGCGATAAGATTATTTGTATGTCAACGGCTAAAGTTCAACAAATTGGTGCACCTATGGATTTATATTTAAAACCTAAAAACGAATTTGTAGCAAGATTCTTAGGAATGCCAGAAATGACTGTTTTTGAAGCTGATGTTAAGGATGGCTATATTTATTATGACAATAAAAAATTAACTAAAGTTCCAGAAACATATAATAAAAACAAAATAGATCTAGGCTTCCGTGGTGAATCATTAGTCGAAGATGAAAAAGGTGTTATTGTCGGAGATATTAGATTAGTAGAATATTTAGGTAAAGAAATTCAAGCCCAAATTTTTATTAAAGAAATTAATAAAATTGCTAATGTTTTTTTGACAAATAAAACAAAATATGAAATAGGAGAAATAGTTAAATTATCTATTAAAAGAGAAGATTTATACCATATGTTTGATGTTGATACTAAGGAAAGAGTTTAA
- a CDS encoding carbohydrate ABC transporter permease, with translation MLLTRLKIRRKRELSVLKSKQEMMSKPFSTTETVGRVFEWVFKILILTFFSILIILPFYFMFEQSLVDARFYSGQTGNQIAWWPFNYKDYENNGKTFSIFLRTSLHFENFKSAFEAGYFQALIFTAGYTSISVMVRLFFSITLGYALSLRNWRGRHAFFSFLLSLMVIPEITLISLQYTLVSKANWIGDNSPYKIVAMIVPFATSIFQAYMYKNAFEAIPNSVKESAMLDGANGFKYFFNIALPMVKATTWTVIILTTLASWNSYTWPAILWTSAPGKTAGYWAPMNLWLFTTGKFEVNPGEIQVVLSIRMASSLIAITPMIIVYFILRRRIMNAISRQGNATKG, from the coding sequence ATGTTGCTAACAAGATTAAAAATCAGGCGCAAAAGAGAATTATCAGTTTTAAAATCTAAACAAGAGATGATGTCAAAACCTTTTTCAACCACAGAAACGGTTGGTAGAGTTTTTGAATGAGTTTTTAAAATTTTAATTCTAACATTTTTCAGTATATTAATAATCCTTCCATTTTATTTTATGTTTGAACAATCACTAGTTGATGCTAGATTTTATTCAGGGCAAACAGGAAATCAAATAGCTTGATGGCCATTTAACTATAAAGATTATGAAAATAATGGTAAAACTTTTTCAATATTTTTAAGAACTAGTTTGCATTTTGAAAACTTTAAAAGTGCTTTTGAAGCAGGGTATTTCCAAGCTTTAATATTTACAGCTGGATATACAAGTATTTCAGTTATGGTTCGTTTATTCTTTTCAATTACTTTGGGTTATGCATTATCACTAAGAAATTGAAGAGGAAGACATGCTTTTTTCAGTTTCTTATTATCGTTAATGGTTATTCCTGAAATAACACTTATATCACTACAATATACATTAGTATCAAAAGCTAATTGAATTGGTGATAATAGTCCTTACAAGATAGTGGCAATGATAGTACCATTCGCAACATCTATATTTCAAGCCTATATGTATAAAAATGCTTTTGAAGCAATTCCTAATTCTGTTAAAGAATCAGCAATGCTTGATGGAGCGAATGGCTTTAAATATTTCTTTAACATAGCTTTACCTATGGTTAAAGCAACAACATGAACAGTTATTATATTAACAACTTTGGCTTCATGAAATTCATATACATGACCAGCAATATTATGAACTTCTGCACCTGGAAAAACAGCGGGTTATTGAGCTCCAATGAACTTATGATTATTTACTACTGGTAAATTTGAAGTAAATCCAGGCGAAATACAAGTTGTTTTATCAATTAGAATGGCTTCATCATTAATAGCCATAACACCTATGATAATAGTATACTTTATACTAAGAAGAAGAATTATGAATGCAATTTCTAGACAAGGAAATGCAACAAAAGGATAG
- a CDS encoding carbohydrate ABC transporter permease — protein MKTYFWKKYRIKKTGQALSVLNTRTPFWKPFLLFLPSLLALLFMVIIPFIFVIIGSFRAPTTFTRFGWSFDNYFRDGSSEVGIFYDPKFLTSMSNSLIYAIFALPLGLGTSLLISSAITMIVKKWARGFWQTVFFLPYMTGAVAISLTFSALFGKASEGAIFPMLYGTGNSWNPFFVILIRGIWGGLAFQVLILTTAMLSVNPDLYKSSAIDGASSIKQFFKITLPSIRRTISFLFTIGIINGIKVFPLALYNNDPSTAIAENAGTLLIYIFHSIKFATNGFGRSMAASVFLFILGVTISFSLKKAVSLAYRLYIHLGEKNVANKIKNQAQKRIISFKI, from the coding sequence ATGAAAACATATTTTTGAAAAAAATATAGAATTAAAAAAACAGGTCAAGCATTAAGTGTTCTTAACACTAGAACACCTTTCTGAAAACCATTTTTATTATTTCTACCCTCTTTATTAGCTTTATTATTTATGGTTATAATTCCATTTATATTTGTTATTATTGGTTCGTTTAGAGCTCCTACAACTTTTACTCGCTTTGGATGATCTTTTGATAATTATTTTAGAGATGGAAGTAGTGAAGTTGGTATATTTTACGACCCAAAATTTTTAACATCAATGTCAAATTCTTTAATATATGCAATTTTTGCTTTGCCTTTAGGATTAGGAACATCTTTATTAATTAGTTCAGCAATTACAATGATTGTAAAAAAATGGGCACGTGGTTTTTGACAAACAGTATTTTTTCTTCCATATATGACAGGAGCTGTTGCAATTTCTTTAACATTTAGTGCCTTATTTGGTAAAGCATCAGAAGGAGCTATTTTTCCAATGCTTTATGGGACAGGAAACAGTTGAAACCCATTCTTTGTTATACTAATTCGTGGTATATGAGGAGGTTTAGCATTTCAGGTTTTAATTTTGACAACAGCTATGCTTTCAGTTAACCCCGATTTATACAAATCATCTGCCATTGATGGCGCATCATCAATAAAACAATTTTTTAAAATTACTTTACCATCAATTCGTAGAACAATTTCATTTTTATTTACTATAGGAATAATAAATGGTATTAAGGTTTTTCCATTAGCTTTATACAATAATGATCCTAGTACAGCAATAGCAGAAAATGCAGGAACATTATTAATTTATATTTTTCATAGTATAAAATTTGCAACCAATGGTTTTGGAAGGTCTATGGCTGCATCTGTATTTCTATTTATATTAGGTGTAACAATTTCTTTTTCATTAAAGAAAGCTGTTTCATTAGCTTATAGATTATATATTCATTTAGGAGAAAAAAATGTTGCTAACAAGATTAAAAATCAGGCGCAAAAGAGAATTATCAGTTTTAAAATCTAA